In Pyrus communis chromosome 8, drPyrComm1.1, whole genome shotgun sequence, one genomic interval encodes:
- the LOC137742451 gene encoding uncharacterized protein: protein MELDKPLTRQTPKTHTQKMAAPLELLCYRGTTSSSPSLSKTLSRLSSPFAIPKSLSPILRTHCLSLHASLHSLPRFVSRHSANEFNISSVADDQLQEEDDGEEEGELVDESDGGGDLLTVDVDDLEEDARYVVEEFSSSLSTQLRIDDNDDQEKVSRKQRRLTSTVKTIPDHLLPRVAIVGRPNVGKSALFNRLVSGNKAIVVDEPGVTRDRLYGRSFWGDHEFMVVDTGGVLTVSKSQANVMEELAISTTIGMDGIPLASREAAVARMPSMIEKQATAAVEESSVIIFLVDGQAGLTAADEEISDWLRKNFSDKYIILAVNKCESPRKGIMQASEFWSLGFSPLPISAISGTGTGELLDLLCSGLKKNEDPEEFAEQEDYVPAIAIVGRPNVGKSSILNALVGEDRTIVSPVSGTTRDAIDMEFTGPDGQKFRLIDTAGIRRRAVVASSGSMTEALSVNRAFRAIRRSDVVALVIEALACITEQDCKIAERIEREGKGCLIVVNKWDTIPNKNQQTATYYEEDVREKLRILGWAPIVYSTAIAGQSVDKIIDAASTVEKERSRRLSTSVVNQVVQEALAFKSPPRTRGGKRGRIYYCTQAAIRPPTFVFFVNDAKLFPETYRRYMEKQLRSDAGFLGTPIRLLWSNRRKTEKEEGRAATRAQANLVPRERKLELAT from the exons ATGGAACTGGATAAACCCCTCACCCGCCAAACCCCGAAAACTCACACACAAAAAATGGCAGCTCCACTGGAGCTCTTGTGCTACAGAGGAACCACCAGttcttctccctctctctccaaaACTCTCTCCCGCCTCTCTTCCCCTTTCGCAATCCCCAAATCTCTCTCTCCGATTCTCCGCACTCATTGCCTTTCGCTCCACGCTTCTCTTCACTCCCTTCCTCGCTTCGTTTCCCGCCACTCCGCCAATGAATTCAATATATCCTCCGTAGCAGATGACCAACTACAAGAAGAAGACGACGGAGAAGAAGAGGGGGAGCTCGTGGATGAGTCCGACGGCGGCGGCGATTTATTGACGGTCGACGTCGATGACCTCGAAGAAGACGCTCGTTATGTAGTTGAAGagttctcttcctctttgtccACCCAACTCAGAATCG ATGACAATGATGACCAAGAAAAAGTTAGTCGAAAGCAAAGGAGGCTGACAAGTACCGTTAAAACT ATCCCTGACCATCTTCTACCAAGGGTTGCAATTGTTGGAAGGCCGAATGTTGGTAAATCAGCATTATTTAATCGTCTTGTCTCG GGGAACAAGGCAATTGTAGTGGATGAGCCTGGGGTTACTAGGGATCGCCTGTATGGTAGATCCTTTTGGGGTGACCATGAGTTTATGGTGGTGGATACCGGTGGTGTTCTTACAGTTTCAAAGTCCCAGGCAAATGTCATGGAAGAATTAGCTATTTCAACGACCATTGGTATGGATGGAATCCCACTTGCCTCTAGGGAGGCAGCTGTTGCTAGGATGCCCTCAATGATAGAGAAACAAGCTACTGCAGCTGTTGAAGAATCATCTGTCATTATATTCCTCGTTGATGGCCAG GCAGGTCTAACTGCAGCAGATGAGGAAATTTCAGATTGGCTACGTAAAAACTTCTCAGATAAGTACATCATTCTTGCAGTTAACAAGTGTGAATCTCCACGTAAAGGGATCATGCAAGCATCAGAATTTTGGTCATTGGG GTTTTCACCACTTCCTATATCTGCTATATCTGGAACTGGAACCGGAGAGCTTCTTGATCTTTTGTGTTCAGGGCTGAAAAAGAATGAG GACCCGGAGGAATTTGCTGAACAGGAAGACTATGTTCCTGCAATTGCAATTGTGGGCCGACCAAATGTTGGTAAGAGTAGCATTTTGAATGCATTGGTTGGAGAGGACAGGACAATTGTTAGCCCAGTCAGTGGAACGACCCGTGATGCTATTGATATGGAGTTTACTGGACCAGATGGACAG AAGTTCCGGCTAATTGATACTGCTGGAATCAGAAGAAGAGCAGTTGTCGCTTCATCAGGTAGCATGACGGAGGCTTTATCAGTAAATCGAGCATTTCGTGCCATTCGTCGTTCCGATGTTGTGGCACTTGTCATTGAGGCCCTGGCTTGTATCACAGAACAG GATTGCAAGATTGCTGAAAGGATAGAAAGAGAAGGCAAAGGTTGCCTGATTGTTGTAAACaaatgggataccataccgaataAAAACCAGCAAACTGCAACATATTATGAGGAGGATGTTAGGGAGAAGCTTCGTATTCTTGGTTGGGCACCTATTGTATATTCAACTGCAATAGCTGGTCAGAGTGTCGATAA GATTATCGATGCTGCTAGCACAGTTGAGAAAGAAAGATCAAGAAGGCTTAGTACTTCTGTAGTAAACCAAGTGGTCCAGGAAGCACTAGCTTTTAAATCACCACCGAGGACACGAGGTGGCAAAAGGGGCCGCATTTATTACTGCACTCAG GCAGCTATAAGGCCACCAACATTTGTCTTCTTTGTCAATGATGCAAAACTTTTCCCTGAGACATACCGGCGTTATATGGAGAAGCAACTGCGTTCAGATGCTGGGTTTTTGGGCACTCCAATTCGGCTTCTATGGTCTAACAGGAGGAAAACAGAAAAAGAGGAAG GCAGAGCTGCAACGAGAGCACAAGCAAATCTTGTGCCACGTGAGAGAAAATTGGAGTTGGCTACATAA